The following is a genomic window from Candidatus Binatia bacterium.
GTCGGTGAGGCGCTATGGATCAGTGATATCAACGGCGACTTCATCGGCGGCCGCCGCGAGTTGCCGGACGGATTTCTCGTCGAGATTCGGGCGCAGGGCAGTCGATAGTCGACCGTTCGCGCCCGCATGGTTCGTCGAGAGGATCCTCCTGCGCCCAAGCAGTGTCGGCGCCGGTTGCGCTCGATGGCCGGTAGCGTGCTCGCGTAGCCCGTTGAATAGACCGGAGTAAACGGAATGGTCGCACGTGGACTCGAACCACGGACCTCCTGCATGTGAGTTCGGGCTCACGGGGTCCACCACGTTCTGCCGAGTCTGAAAGCGCCTGAAAATCAAGGCTTCGACGTGACGCTCCGTCTACTCGGGTCCGCCAGCTTTGGTCCCGTTGGCTGTCAAAATGGCTGTCAATTATTGGCTCAGCTCTCTATCACACCAGCTGGCACCCATTCAGCGCGTTGTTCACCGCGGTGAGGATCTCATCGACGGTGATCTGCCCGTTCTTGTTGGCATCGCCCGCCGTGCAGGCGGAGATGTTTGCGTTGCCGAGGGCGATGTTCACCATCGTCAGGATCTCATCGACGGTGACGTGCCCGTTGCCGTTACAGTCGCCCACGCAGGGTATCAGGGTTGGTGTGACGGCCTGCGCGATAGTAATCTGGGCTGGGAGATTAAAGGTGCTCGAATCGGTAGGCACGACCGCGCCCATCGCTGTGTTGTCGCTGGCGTAGGTGAGCGTGGTGCCGATCCCGGTCAGCGGCGACGGCGCTACAATCGTAATCTGATTGCTCGCGCTGATGGTCACGGTCGAGGAAGGATGCGTAGTGCCGTTGTCATTGATAGTCCACGCAACGGTTGCTAGCGAGCCGCTGGAGGTGATCGGTAAAGTGTTGTCTGTGTATGTTACGACGATGCTTCGTCGGTCGCCCAGCATTTGCACGCTGCTCGGGACCGGACCGGCGCCGTCTGGCCCACCCCACAGGGCCGCTTGAATCGCCGCGAAGGTCCGGTTCGCGATCGTCTGCAGGCTCGCGGTGGTCATGTAATGCAAGCCGTAAGGCGTCTGGTCGTACATCGTGATCCCGCCAGCAACGTGCGTACCGGTGGACCAAAGAGTCTGGATACCGAGGCGTACCGTATCGATGTACGGGACTCCGCCGATGGACGAGCCACCGACCTGGATGGGGAAGAGCACAGATCCGAGGTCCCGGTATGCGGCGGTGGCGGTCGATTGGATCGCCGTCTCGATGTAGCTCAACGTCGGTGGTACGCAGGTGCTACTTGGGCAGTCTGCGTCGATCGTGCACGTCAGCCCGGCGTCAGTTCCACCTGCGCATGTCTTATTCCCCGAGTTCGCTTCGCCCTCATAGAGGACCATCGCTTCACAGCCGCCCGTCCCGGCGGCGGTGACGGTGTTGACCAACAAAGTATAGAATTGTCCACCGTCCACCCAGTACGAAAGTGACGAGGCGCCCACCGACCAGTTGATGATACCGACCGGAACGAGCTGATCAGCCATGATCTCGGTCGCGAGCAACGGCCACGGCGAGCCGTAATGCTCATACAGTGTTGTGCAAGTGGGATCGCCAATTCCAGCCACCCGAAGCTACACGTGCTGTCCGGACAGTCCGCGTTGGTCGCACATGTCTGCCCTTGATTCGCACCGCCAGCGCATGCTCGCGGAGATCGGTACATCGACGCCTTGAGGGTTGGCGCATCAGCAGGGGCAGTGTACGACTGGAAATTCGGCACGCAGGCCCCGCCGTCAGGGCAAGAGTTTGGTGTCGGGGTTCCGGCCCCCGGTGTGACGGGTATGCAACCGTTCCCCGCATTGCTCCCGCTGCTGCACGTCGTGGCCGAGCCGCAGCCGTTGGACTGCCCGCCGATGCAAATGACTGCGCCAATACCGATCGGAGCGACGCTCGCGCTGATCGAGGTGACCGCGCTAAACCGGCAGGTCAGCGCGCCTTGGCCTTGCGGTTGATTGGTTAAAGACCCGCTCCACGCACCACCAGAGCATGTAGCTACGGACGTATAGGAGCCACCGTTAAAGGCGCACTGGATTGCGCTACCATCGGCGCAAGCGCCGCCCACCGGGATATTCGCAACGTACGAACTACATGCTCCGCCGGGACACTCCATGTTGGTTCGACACGCATCGCCGCTGTTCGGCCCGTTGCTGCAAGTGCCGTTGCGTTGGAGAATCTCGTAGGGAACCGGACTCGTAATCGTGATGAACGGCGTCGGTGTCGGTGTCGCGCAGACCGCCTGCCCCAAATAGGCATCGGACAAAACCGCCCCGCTGCTAGCAAGCGACGCATGGAAATAATACGGGTAGCTCACCGGCGCCCAGCCGCTACATCCGCTGATGTCCCCGGATGCCGCGCAGTTCGCCTGCCAACGCAGATACCAGCCGCCCGTTCCACCGGGCTGTTGAAAATAATTCACAACAAAATTTGCGCTGTCGATCGCCACACGGAAATGATCTCCAGCAGCATACGAGAAGCCGGTTGTAAACTCCATTCCAGCAATGTCCATTCCAGCAATGCCCGGCCAGGCCGCTCCGTTGAGCAACGCCCAATAGTAGTTGGTTCCGTAGGGTAACTGCCCGGTGCCGTTATGCGTCAGCCCAAAAAATAGGTCGTTCCCGCTGTTCGCCGTGGCCGTGATCTCGGCCCATCCGTCGCCGGAGGGGCAACGCTCGATGCTCCAGCATCCCATGCACCACCAGTCCCGCCGTCTTTCGTGAGTGAGTTACCACTGATGGAGACGAAAACAGAGTTTGCCCAATTCGTCACCGCACTGCACGCCTGTGGTGTTGGCAGCGTTGCCGGCGTCGGAGTTGGGGTGCCGGCCATCGCGAGTGCCACGCCTTTATCGACACCCAGGATGGACGTAACACGGCTCGTGTTCTCCGCAATCCTCTTCTGGCTTGTCACGGTGATGGTAACGGGGCTGGCGCCGCAGTTGAACGTGACGGTGCCACTGCCGGTGAGGGCTGCATCCAATGCGGCCTCGGTGCAGCTATCCGCGGTGCCCGTCCCGACGAAGGCATCAGCGCACACCGGCCGCGGCATTGATGCAGCCAAGCTGAGGATTGCGACAACCATCCCAGCTATTGCCACGGCATCGGCGTGCTCTTCCATCGTCCCCTCCGTGCCGCTCGTATATCAATACAATTGTATATGGCAAACCGGTGACCGCTCCCCCAACATCCGCTGCCAACGATGGGGCGGCACAAGTTCTCAAGGGCGTTCGGAACCGTCGTCAGGCGCCGACGCCACGCTCTCGCGCTCTCGCAAGAAGCGTTAGCGGAACTTGCTGATATCCACCCGATGCACGTCGGGTACATTGAACGGAGCCAACGCAGCCCGAGCATCGACGTGGCGGAGCGGCTCGCTTGGGCGCTGGGCTTGCCGATATCGACGCTGATGGCGGAAACCGAACGGGAATGGGGCGGGAGGGCGCCTCATGAACGCCGAACGGTGCCAACGAAACGCCGACATCGTGTGAGCTAGCGCCGCGCCCCGCTTCGCGCTCGCTGGGCAACGGCGAATCAGGTCGTCGCTCACCACGCACAGCGCCCACGTCCAAAGCGCGAACCGGCGCACGACGGTGCGCACCAGGATGACTGCGAACCCCGCCGTTGTAGACCACCAGCACTCGGCCCTGCGAGCCGCCGCGAGCGATCTCTTTCGGCCAATGATGGACAGCTGTATGTGTGAAGGGGCCTGTCCCCGTTCAGGCGGCTTCACAAACCCAACGTCCCTGACCGCCGGGTGCTGGCGCTGGCCGCGGAGCCGGGCTGCCCGTTCCATTCCTGCCATTCGTGGATGACGCTCCACAGCGGAGCCCGTTTGCTTTCTGACGCGCGACTCGCATACTCATGGCGATGGCCCAACACCGGCGCCACTGGCGCGACTACCGAACCGCCGGCGGCTCGCGGCCGGTGAAAGAGTTCTTCGATTCCCTCACAGACGAAGAGGCGGCTGAGGTCGTTGCGGCGATGAAGGAGATTGCCACGGCTGGGCTGCGCGCTGCCCGCCACCTCCGGGGGGACATCCACGAGGTGCGCGCTGACGCCGCCAACCGCACGTTTCGCGTCCTATTTGCGGCTGAGGGACGCTTCGGTCAGGTCTTGCTCTCCCTGTCAGGCTTCACCAAGAAGACTCAGAAGACGCCGAGCAAGGAAATCGAGCGCGCCGAACGCCGCCTCCGCGACTGGCGAGGTCGAGGTAAATCAGGACACAGGACAGTAGCTCACGCAACATAGCGTTGACGCTATCGCTCGAAGAGCATATGAAAGATCCATGGCTAAGGCGAAAGACTTCCTGAACGAAATCGTAAGCGAACGAACCGCGAAGAACGGGGCGTTCCCCCGCTTGGTCGCCGAGGCGGAGGCGCGCCGCAGCCTCGCCCGCAAGCTGGCCTCGAAGCGTGCAAAACGGGGGCTCAGCCAGACGGTGGTTGCGGCGCGCATGGGGACCTCTGCGTCCGTTGTCAGCAAGCTTGAATCAGGCGCCGACGTGAAACTGTCGACCTTGCAACGGTACTACTCCGCGATTGGCGAAGAGTTGACGATCTCGTCTTTGCCGATCTGATGTTTCTTCGTGAGCCGAGGACGCCGAAGCACTTCCGCAAGCCCTTCGAGGATGGGGAGCGGGATCACGGTGACCCATTGCCCCGTCCAGCCAGGCCTGCACGAGGCGGGCCGGGGGCCGTGTTGATTGAGAAAAGCGGAAACCCAAACGTTCGTGTCATTGACGCCCTCTCGGCTGCACGGCGCATGGCGCCGTTACAGGAGCGAACCCCCATATTGTCGCACGGCGCGTGGCGTGTTGCTTCCTCCGAAGCTTCCGCACCGCTGCCTCAACGTCGGCAATTGTCAGCTGTGTGCCACGGAACGCCTCATGGGCAACGCGCAGGGCCGCTTCGAGCCGATCGTCTGGCGACAGTCGCGCTGGGCGCCACTCGTGTATGTACCATCGACCGGTATGACCAAGCCCATTGAAGCCATCTACGAGGGCGGTGTGCTGCGGCCGTTGGAAGCGATCGATCTCACAGAGCGGCAGCACGTGCGGGTGGTTGTGCAGCCGGTACCCGCTGCGCCCGGTGAAGAAGATTGGTTGGATACCGAGTGCGTGCAACAGTGTGCGGGCGAGGCCGACGAGCGCATCAGTCTGGAATCCGTTCGGCGGGCCATGTCCAAGATCCACGGTTCGCTGACGGCGGACTTCCTGCAGGAGCGGGCTGATCGTTGAGAGTGGACTGCCACTTTCGTTGGGCTGCTTCGGCCTGAAGGGTCACCCGACGCGAGGCTACAGATTGGCTACAAACCGGCTGCGGACGTGATTCCCGACCGCGACGCAGAGGCGGCTAAGCTGGCGGATTCAGATGAGAAGACCGAGTGGTCGCACGTGGACTCGAACCACGGACCTCCTGCATGTGAGGCAGGCGCTCTAACCAGCTGAGCTATGCGACCGTAAACAGCCCGAACAGGTCATCCGGTACCACAGCAATCCGAGAGGCGCAACGTCGAGGCTTGTCCCTGACGGCGCCACGGCGCCACGGCGGCGCAGGCGCCCGCTGTCCGCTCACTGGGGAGACGAGTGACAAGGCGATAACGCACTGCATTGACTTTGATAACGCACTGCGTTAAACAAAAGACAAGGAGGTGACGAGTATGACCGCGAAAACCGCAAAAGCCGGGAGCTGGAGGAAGGCCTTGCCACGACGGCTGGCTGAGTTGCGCCGCACGACCGAGCGCAGTGTGCGCAAGGGATTGGACGAAACCTTGGATCTGCTTCCGCCCGTTCCGCGCAAGGTGCTGAAGCGTCTGACGGCAAACGTCGACCGGGCTCGCGACGACTTGGAGAAGACCGGCAACCGGTTGGTGGCCGAGGCGCGCAAACGTGCCGAACGCTTCGCCGAGGATATGCAGAAGCGGGTCGAAAGCTCGGTGGGGCCGTTGATGAATCGGCTCGATGTGGCGTCCCGGAAAGACGTTGATCGGCTGCAGCGGCGCCTGCATGAGTTGGAGCGCCGGATCCATTCGCACGGCCACGCCAGCCCGCCTGCGTGAGGTCGCCCCCAGCCACGTCTTCAAATCCGGCGGTCGTCAGGAGCACGACGCGAGCCCCTTGGCGTTGCAGCAGGGCATTGGTGGCGACCGTCGAGCCATACGTCAGCAGCGTCAACTCCACATCGGGCAGCAGTTCGTCAAGTCCGCGGAACACGGCGACTGCCGGATCTGACGGCGTCTAGAGCACCTTGAGCGTGCGCATCTCGGCGCCGAGAAAGGCGATGAGATCCGTAAACGTGCCGCCGGTATCGACGATTGCCGCAGTCCTCCGGCGGCCCCGCCGTCCCCGATGGGAGTGGTGGATCGTGCTCACGGCAGCGCGCTTTTCACAGCCTGGGTCGGAGCGCAAGCGCTGCGCTGGCAGCGCACGAAACAAAAAGCCGCCGACGGTTGCCCGCAGCGGCCTGCAACAGATCCGCCAGCCTGGTCAGGCGGCGGCGGATTCCGTCGACTTGCTCGGCTTCTCGCTCTTCTCGCTCTTTTCGCTCTTCGTGCTGGTCGCGCTCGCCGTCGAGCTTTCAGCCTTGGTTTCGGAGGCTTCCTTGCCCGCCTTGCCTGTCGTGTTGCCACTGTCCTTACGGCCGTAGTCCGTAATGTACCAGCCAGTTCCTTTGAGCTGAAAGGAGGTGGTGGAGATCAACTTCGTGACCTTCGCTTGACAGGTTGGACAGCGCTTCAACACGGGCTCGGTGATTCGTTGCACGATCTCGAATTGCCCGCACTTGCTGCATCGGTACTCGTAGATTGGCATATGATAGAAACTTACTCACGGGCTTCTTGTTTGTCAACGCGAGGCTGCAGCGCTTGCGCCAGGCGCTGGCGGCAGGCTGCCACATCACTGCTCTGGACTTCGATCAGCTTGGTCCGACCCGTTTCCCCGCGCACAATGCGGATAGCGCGCCGTGGCACGCCCAACGTCTCTGCGAGCAGCTCGATGAGCGCCGCGTTGGCCGCGCCGGCGACCGGGGGCGCGTGAACCTGCACCTTGATGGTGTCGTCCTGGCGACTCACGATGCGGTTCCGGCTGGCACGGGGCTGGAGATGGACCTGCAGCCGCAAAGTGGACGGCTGAGCCATCGAATCACCGGATCGAGATGGCCAGGTCGTGGAGGCTTTGCACGAGAAACGCTTGCAAGAAGTATATGGCCACGATCACGATGAGCGGCGAAAAATCGATGCCACCGGCGAACATCGGCAGGCTGCGGCGCACACGATAGAGGAGTGGTTCGGTGGCATTGTAGAGAAAGCGCACGATCGGGTTATGGGGATCGGGATTCACCCACGAGATGAGGGCGCGGGCGATGATGACCCACATATATAAGGTCAGGATCAGTTGGAGGACGGAAGCCATTGCCCCCAGAAAATTCGAGAAGATGAACATGGCGGCTCCTTGGCAGCGACAATCGATGGACAGTCGTTTAGCGCGGACGCCAGTCCGCCACAAGCGTGGCCCGCTCGCGGTGTTCGATCTGGAATCCTGCCCTTTCTAACTTGACCGGTTGGAGCAGAGCGACTAAGTGCAGTCAACCAGTGATGACGCCACCGTCCTGCCAGGCAAAGCCGGAACTCGAGCCCCCTCTTTCGAGAATACCTTTCCAGTCCCGCACTCAGCTGATCGGGGCGCTGGTTTTGGGTTTTGCAGTTTTAGTTTTGTTGTTCGTCTTCTCCGACACTCGCAAGCTGTGGCAAACAGCGTCGGCGCTCGACCCATGGTTACTCCTGATCCCGTTTGCCTGTGCGCTGGCGAGTTACGTGGTGATGGCACTGTCGTACCAGGGGATCGCCCGCGCCGCCGGGTCTCACGTGCCCTTCTGGGAGATGCTCAAGATCACCTTCGTCGCCAATACGGCCAACTACGTGGTGTCGACGGGGGGACTGAGCGGTTTTGCGCTGCGGCTGTACTTTTTCCTGCAGCTTTCGATCCCTTCCGGTACGGCGGTGATCATCTCTCTCGTCCAGACGTTCATTACGAACGTGGTCCTGCTGGTCTTCGTCGTTGTGGGCTTCGCATACTTGATGGCGGCGCACAATCTGCACGGCTATGCCCTGGGCACCACGACAGCGTTGCTCGTCGTCTTTACCCTGGCAGGCGGCGTGGCCGTGCTGCTGCTTCTCCATCGCGGCTTGCGCCGCCGCACCCTCTTCATCATGGCCGAGACGGTGCACTGGTTTCTGCACCGCTTCTTCCCGCGCCACAAGCCGGGACGGATGAGCATTTGGCGGTTTCAACGGAATCTCAACCGCGGCATCGAGTTCCTCCTGCTGCGCAAGCGGCGCATGGTGGTGCCCACGTTGTGGATCGTCGCCGATTGGATATTCACTCTCTTGATTCTGTATGGTGCGTTCGTGGCCGTGCACCACCGCATCCCGATGAGCTTCGTGGTGGTCGGCTTCGCGGTGGGGATTGTCCTGTCTCTGGTGTCGTTTGTGCCCGGGGGACTGGGGGTGATGGAAGGCTCTATGGCCGCGATCTTCAGCAGTCTGTCGGTGCCCTTCGAGACCGCGGTGGTGGCGGTGTTGATCTTCCGCGTCGCCTACTACATCCTGCCGATGATCATCAGCGTGTTCTTCTTCCGCCGCATGCTGGCGCAGGGAACCCGCGGCGCCCCGCAAGTTAC
Proteins encoded in this region:
- a CDS encoding sialate O-acetylesterase, translating into MAGIGDPTCTTLYEHYGSPWPLLATEIMADQLVPVGIINWSVGASSLSYWVDGGQFYTLLVNTVTAAGTGGCEAMVLYEGEANSGNKTCAGGTDAGLTCTIDADCPSSTCVPPTLSYIETAIQSTATAAYRDLGSVLFPIQVGGSSIGGVPYIDTVRLGIQTLWSTGTHVAGGITMYDQTPYGLHYMTTASLQTIANRTFAAIQAALWGGPDGAGPVPSSVQMLGDRRSIVVTYTDNTLPITSSGSLATVAWTINDNGTTHPSSTVTISASNQITIVAPSPLTGIGTTLTYASDNTAMGAVVPTDSSTFNLPAQITIAQAVTPTLIPCVGDCNGNGHVTVDEILTMVNIALGNANISACTAGDANKNGQITVDEILTAVNNALNGCQLV
- a CDS encoding helix-turn-helix transcriptional regulator, producing MGRHKFSRAFGTVVRRRRHALALSQEALAELADIHPMHVGYIERSQRSPSIDVAERLAWALGLPISTLMAETEREWGGRAPHERRTVPTKRRHRVS
- a CDS encoding flippase-like domain-containing protein, with the protein product MGFAVLVLLFVFSDTRKLWQTASALDPWLLLIPFACALASYVVMALSYQGIARAAGSHVPFWEMLKITFVANTANYVVSTGGLSGFALRLYFFLQLSIPSGTAVIISLVQTFITNVVLLVFVVVGFAYLMAAHNLHGYALGTTTALLVVFTLAGGVAVLLLLHRGLRRRTLFIMAETVHWFLHRFFPRHKPGRMSIWRFQRNLNRGIEFLLLRKRRMVVPTLWIVADWIFTLLILYGAFVAVHHRIPMSFVVVGFAVGIVLSLVSFVPGGLGVMEGSMAAIFSSLSVPFETAVVAVLIFRVAYYILPMIISVFFFRRMLAQGTRGAPQVTP
- a CDS encoding DUF167 domain-containing protein → MAQPSTLRLQVHLQPRASRNRIVSRQDDTIKVQVHAPPVAGAANAALIELLAETLGVPRRAIRIVRGETGRTKLIEVQSSDVAACRQRLAQALQPRVDKQEARE
- a CDS encoding YggT family protein, which codes for MFIFSNFLGAMASVLQLILTLYMWVIIARALISWVNPDPHNPIVRFLYNATEPLLYRVRRSLPMFAGGIDFSPLIVIVAIYFLQAFLVQSLHDLAISIR
- a CDS encoding antitoxin family protein gives rise to the protein MLLPPKLPHRCLNVGNCQLCATERLMGNAQGRFEPIVWRQSRWAPLVYVPSTGMTKPIEAIYEGGVLRPLEAIDLTERQHVRVVVQPVPAAPGEEDWLDTECVQQCAGEADERISLESVRRAMSKIHGSLTADFLQERADR
- a CDS encoding type II toxin-antitoxin system RelE/ParE family toxin, with the translated sequence MAMAQHRRHWRDYRTAGGSRPVKEFFDSLTDEEAAEVVAAMKEIATAGLRAARHLRGDIHEVRADAANRTFRVLFAAEGRFGQVLLSLSGFTKKTQKTPSKEIERAERRLRDWRGRGKSGHRTVAHAT
- a CDS encoding zinc ribbon domain-containing protein — translated: MPIYEYRCSKCGQFEIVQRITEPVLKRCPTCQAKVTKLISTTSFQLKGTGWYITDYGRKDSGNTTGKAGKEASETKAESSTASATSTKSEKSEKSEKPSKSTESAAA
- a CDS encoding phasin family protein; the protein is MTAKTAKAGSWRKALPRRLAELRRTTERSVRKGLDETLDLLPPVPRKVLKRLTANVDRARDDLEKTGNRLVAEARKRAERFAEDMQKRVESSVGPLMNRLDVASRKDVDRLQRRLHELERRIHSHGHASPPA
- a CDS encoding helix-turn-helix transcriptional regulator, which produces MAKAKDFLNEIVSERTAKNGAFPRLVAEAEARRSLARKLASKRAKRGLSQTVVAARMGTSASVVSKLESGADVKLSTLQRYYSAIGEELTISSLPI